In a genomic window of Streptococcus oralis:
- a CDS encoding O-acetylhomoserine aminocarboxypropyltransferase/cysteine synthase family protein → MTRDFKFETLQLHAGQVVDPATKSRAVPIYQTTSFVFDDTQEGADLFALRKPGNIYTRITNPTTAAFEERIAALEGGVGALATASGMAAVTYTILALAHAGDHVVAASTIYGGTFNLLKETLPRYGITTTFVDVDNLEEVEAAINDNTKLVLIETLGNPLINIPDLEKLAEIAHKHQIPLVSDNTFATPYLINVFSHGVDIAIHSATKFIGGHGTTIGGVIVDSGRFDWEASGKFPQFVEEDPSYHNLSYTRDVGAAAFIIAVRVQLLRDTGAALSPFNAFLLLQGLETLSLRVERHVQNAEKIVDFLVNHPKVEKVNYPKLADSPYHALAEKYLPKGVGSIFTFHVKGGEAEARKVIDNLEIFSDLANVADAKSLVVHPATTTHGQLSEKDLEAAGVTPNQIRLSIGLENVEDLIEDLRLALEKI, encoded by the coding sequence ATGACTCGTGATTTTAAATTTGAAACTCTACAATTACATGCTGGGCAAGTAGTTGATCCAGCGACCAAATCTCGTGCAGTACCGATTTATCAAACAACATCCTTTGTTTTTGATGACACGCAGGAAGGTGCTGATTTGTTTGCCTTGAGAAAACCAGGGAACATTTATACTCGTATTACCAACCCTACAACAGCGGCATTTGAAGAAAGAATCGCTGCTCTTGAAGGTGGTGTTGGAGCACTAGCGACAGCATCAGGTATGGCTGCTGTAACCTACACTATTTTGGCGCTTGCTCACGCAGGTGACCATGTGGTAGCGGCGTCAACTATTTATGGTGGGACCTTCAACCTCTTGAAGGAAACCCTTCCTCGTTATGGGATCACAACTACCTTTGTGGATGTGGATAATTTGGAGGAAGTGGAAGCAGCTATCAATGACAATACCAAGCTTGTCTTGATTGAAACCTTGGGGAATCCCTTAATTAACATTCCTGACTTGGAGAAATTGGCCGAGATTGCTCATAAACACCAGATTCCTCTCGTTTCGGACAACACTTTTGCCACACCATATTTGATTAACGTCTTCTCTCACGGTGTAGATATTGCCATTCACTCAGCAACTAAGTTTATCGGTGGACATGGTACGACTATTGGAGGAGTGATTGTTGATAGCGGTCGTTTTGACTGGGAGGCTTCAGGGAAGTTCCCTCAATTTGTTGAGGAAGACCCAAGTTACCATAACTTGAGCTATACTCGTGATGTGGGTGCGGCAGCCTTTATTATCGCTGTTCGTGTTCAATTGCTCCGTGATACAGGTGCTGCCTTGTCGCCATTTAATGCCTTTCTCTTGCTCCAAGGGCTTGAAACTCTCTCTCTTCGTGTTGAACGTCATGTGCAAAATGCAGAGAAAATTGTTGATTTCCTTGTCAACCATCCTAAGGTAGAGAAGGTAAATTATCCAAAACTAGCTGACAGTCCTTATCATGCCCTGGCTGAGAAATATTTGCCAAAAGGTGTTGGTTCAATCTTTACCTTCCATGTTAAAGGCGGAGAGGCAGAAGCTCGCAAGGTAATTGATAATTTGGAAATCTTCTCTGACCTTGCAAACGTGGCAGATGCCAAATCTCTTGTTGTCCATCCTGCGACAACCACTCACGGTCAGTTGTCAGAAAAAGATCTAGAAGCAGCAGGTGTAACACCAAACCAAATCCGCTTGTCTATCGGTCTTGAAAATGTAGAGGATTTGATTGAAGATTTGCGCTTGGCCTTGGAAAAAATTTAA